Part of the Mycolicibacterium mageritense genome is shown below.
TCCTTGGGGGTCAGCTTCGCCCACGCCGGCTGAGCCGTCCTGGCCGCCGTCACGGCGACGTCGACATCGTTGACGGTGCCTTCGGCGATCTGCGCCAGCACGGTTTCGCGGCACGGGTCGACCACGTCGATGGTGGCGTCCGCACTGCTCGGCCGGAACGCCCCGTCGATGAAGTGCCCGGCCGGGGGCAGGTCGCTCGGAGCGATCAACGCGGCCGGCTCGGCGGTGCGGCGGACGGTCACGGGCGGGGTGTCGTTGAGGACGGTCATCTGTCTGCCTTCGGTGAGCGATTGATTCATTTCTAAAGCTTTAATTGTGAATCTTTACGCTGTGGCGTGGCTCACGTCAAGAGGTGGAGGGCCCTTTAACCGGCTCGAAACACGCAGCCGCTTCGCCGGGGCTTGTCGGCGAGATTCGGTAGGGTGCTCCGACGTGACTCAGAGCCTTCCTCCGGCCGACCCTGCTCCACGCGTCGGCGCCGTGAAATCGGTTACCGCCCGCATCGCCGAAGAACTCAGCGTCGGCGAACGTCAGGTGGCCGCGGCCGTCGCACTGCTCGACGAGGGCGCGACCGTTCCGTTCATCGCGCGTTACCGCAAGGAAGTCACCGGCAGCCTCGACGACAGCCAGCTACGCACACTGGAGGAGCGCCTCACGTATCTGCGGGAGCTCGATCAGCGCCGCGACGCCGTGATCGCGTCCATCGAGGAACAGGGCAAGCTGACCGACGAGCTGCGCAATGCGCTGCTGGCCGCCGACACCAAGGCCCGCGTCGAAGACATCTACCTGCCCTACAAGCCCAAGCGGCGCACCAAGGCCCAGATCGCCAAGGAGGCCGGTCTTGAGCCGCTGGCCGACCGGCTGCTGGCCGACCCGACCCTGGTGCCCGACGAGGTGGCGAGCGAGTTTCTCAACGAAAACGTCGCCGACGCGGCCGCGGCGCTCGACGGTGCGCGGCACATCCTCATCGAGCGGGTCTCCGAGGACGCCGAACTGGTTGGAGCGACGCGCGAGAAGTTCTGGGCCGACGGTGCACTGCGCACCGCGCCGTGGTCCGAGGAAGCCGCGAAAAGCGCTGCCGCGCAGAAGTTCCGCGACTACTTCGAATTCTCCGAGCCACTCGAGAAGATGCCGTCGCACCGCGTGCTCGCGGTCCTGCGCGGCGAGAAGGAGCAGGCGCTGGCGTTGACGTTCGACGGTGGTGATGACGAGGCCTACCAGGCGATGATCGCCCAGACCCTCGGCGTCGACCTGACCGCGTCGACACCGGCGACGCCGTGGCTGGCCGGTACGGTCCGGCTGGCGTGGCGCACCAAACTCATGATCTCCGCGTCGGTGGACGCCCGGATCCGGTTGCGACAGCGCGCGGAAGAGGACGCTGTGGCGGTGTTCGCCACCAACCTCAAAGACCTGCTGCTGGCGGCTCCGGCGGGCACCCGCACGACGCTCGGCCTGGATCCGGGTTTCCGCACCGGCGTCAAGGTTGCCGTCGTCGACGCCACCGGCAAGGTCGTCGACACCTGCGCGATCTACCCGCACCAGCCGCAGAAGCAGTGGGATCAGGCCAAGGCGACGCTGGCCGCGCTCGTCGCGCGCCACGGCGTCGAGCTGATCGCGGTCGGCAATGGCACCGCGTCGCGCGAAACCGATGCGCTGGCAGCCGAACTCATTGCCGACATCCGCGCGGCCGGCGCCCCGGCACCCACCAAAGCGATGGTCAGTGAGGCCGGCGCGTCGGTGTACTCGGCGTCGGCCTATGCCGCGCAGGAGTTGCCCGAGCTCGACGTGACCCTGCGCGGGGCCGTCTCGATCGCCCGGCGCCTGCAGGATCCGCTGGCCGAGTTGGTCAAGATCGATCCGAAGTCGATCGGCGTCGGCCAGTACCAGCACGACGTGACGCCCGGCTCGCTGGCCCGCAGCCTCGACGCCGTCGTCGAGGACGCCGTGAACGCGGTCGGGGTGGATCTGAACACCGCGTCGGTGCCGCTGCTGGCCCGGGTGTCCGGGGTGACGGAATCGCTGGCCGCCGCGATCGTCGCGCACCGCGAGAAGTCCGGTGCGTTCCGCAGCCGCAGCGCGCTGCTGGAGGTTCCGCGGCTGGGCCCCAAGGCATTCGAGCAGTGCGCGGGCTTCCTGCGCATCCGCGACGGCGAGGATCCGCTGGACGCGTCGGGGGTACACCCCGAGGCCTACCCGGTGGTGCGGCGCATCCTGGACCGGTCCGGGGTCACCCTCGCGGAGCTGATCGGCAACGAGCGTTCACTGCGTGCACTCAAGCCCGCCGACTTCGCCGACGACCGCTTCGGCATCCCGACGGTCACCGACATCCTCGCCGAGCTGGAGAAGCCGGGGCGTGACCCGCGCCCGGCGTTCACGACCGCGACGTTCGCGTCGGGTGTCGAGAAGGTGGCCGACCTGAAAGTCGGCATGGTGCTCGAAGGCGTCGTCACGAACGTCGCCGCGTTCGGCGCGTTCGTCGACGTCGGTGTGCACCAGGATGGCCTCGTGCACGTTTCGGCCATGGCCGACCGGTTCGTGTCCGACCCGCACGAGGTGGTCAAGTCCGGCCAGGTGGTGCGGGTCAAGGTCGTCGACGTCGACGTCGACCGCCAGCGCATCGGGTTGAGCTTGCGGCTCAAGGACGAGCCGCAGCAGAAGGGCAAGCGTCCTGAGCGCAGCGATCGCGGCGGCAACCAGGGACGCGGCGGGGACCGGCGAAACCAGAACCGCGGCAAGGGCTCTGGCCGTCGGGAGTCGAATCAGCCGATGGGCTCGATGGCCGAGGCGTTGCGCAACGCTGGATTCGGGCGCTAACCGCTCACGTCGCGTTCGGTGTCGTGCGTGCGCCACGACCGGTAGCCGCGGTGTGCGGCGAACGCACCGATGACGGCTGTCACGCACCACACGGCGATCGCCGTGTACGCCAGCGGCGCCGACAGGTCGCCGATCGACGCGCCGAGAGCGGTGTATACGAACGCGCGCGGCACCGAACCGATGAACGCGCCGACCGCCATCTGCCACAACGGGACTCCGAATGCGCCGAAGGCGTAGGACGCCAGCGCATCGGAGATACCCGGAACGAAACGTTGCCCGACGACGGCCCACAAGCCGCCGCGCTCGATCTGGCGGTCCAGCCGGTCGGCGCGTTGCGCGCCCAGCAGCGCCCATGCGCTGTGCCGACCGGCCCGCCGACCGACCAGGCTCGCGACGGTCGCGGTACCGACCGTCGAGCCCAGGGTGACGAACGTGCCCAGCACCGGCCCGAACAGCACGCCGCTGCCCGCCGCCAGGATCGGGCCCGGCACGAACACCGCGCCCAGCACGGCCGACACCACGACGTACGCCAACGGCGCCGCCGGGCCGGTTGCGGCGACCGCGGCCCGGATTTCGTCGATCTCGACCACCCGGGACACCAGGACGAACAGCGCGAGCAGGAATCCGACGAACAGCGCGAGCCGAATGATGTGGCGGCGCCGGGAAACGGGAAGGTCCGGTTCGGTCATGTTGGCGTCGATTCTCCCGTAGCGCGTGGGAGATCGCTTCACCGCCAGTCGCGGAACGCCGTGAGCAGCCGGTCGCGGAATGCGGGATCCAGGTTGTCGTCGGGGATCCGGCCGAGGGTCTCGACGGTGACCCGCAGTTGCTGGACGTAGTTCTCGCAGCCGTCGCATTCCAGCAGATGGGTGTCGAACCGCGCCCTGGTCTCCAGATCGAGGGTGCCTTCGAGGTAGGCCGTGACCAGCTCGACGAGTTCGTTGCAGTTCATCGCCATCACGCCTTCTCCTTCAGATAGTCCTCGAGCGCCTGCCGTACAGCCGCCCGTCCCCGGTGCAGCAGCACGCGTTGATTGGCGGCGCTGATCTCGAGCAGGTCGCAGACCTCCGCGGATTCGAGGCCCAGCACATCCCGCATCATGACCACCTCGCGTTGCCGCGGGGGCAGCTTGTCGAGTTCCCGACGGGCCACAGTCATCAGTTCCTCACCGAGAACCGAGCCTTCCGGGGTGTCCGGAAACGGGACGGGCGCCTCGTGTTCCTTCCAGTGTCCGGGCCATCGGTCGCCGGCTTCCCGGAACCGTGCCGGGTCGACGGTGCCACCGCTGGCCGCGAGTACCTGCAGGTCCGCGTGCCGTCGCTCTTTCACGCCGCGCGCCTTGGCGATGTTGACCATGATCGTGAAAAGCCAGGTGCGCAAAGCGGATCGGCCCTCGAACCGGTCGATGCCGCGCAACACGGCGATCCAGGTTTCCTGGACGACCTCCTCGGCGAGCTCATGGGTCGACACATAACCCCGTGCCACGCGCAGCATGGTCGGCGTGTGGAGATCGACGAGCGCAGTGAAGGCCGACTCATCGCCCGCGCGGAGGGCGGCGATGAGACCGGTTTCGCCTTCCACCGCGCTGCTCGCCACGGTGGGATCGTAACGACTCAACGGTGTTCGGCATGCCCCGTCGACAGTGCATCCAGCAAGGTCCACACCGATATCCCGAGCAGGGCGACGTCCTTGATGAGGAACTGACCGGTCGTCGACAGCATCGGGAAGCCGCCGGCCGCGGCCTCGCTGACACCGGGCGTGGTGAACATGAAGCTGATGGTCGCGACGAACAGCCCGGTCGCCAGCACGCTGCCGAGCGCCGACACCCGCGGCAACCACGGTTTGACGGCCAGCAGTGCCGCGGTCGCGAGTTCGAGGACGCCGAGCAGCGCTGAGAACGTCGTCACCGAGAAGATGTCGTACATCCAGCTCATCAGGGGGCTGTTCGCGACGAGTGATTCGATCCCGTGGGCTTCGTACGAGGTGAACTTCATGGCCCCGATCCAGGCGATCACCACCACCAGGCCGTAGCGCGGCAGCAGCGTGCCTGCGGTGGTGAGGGCTGACGGGGTGCGCCCGGCGGTTGGGCTGAGTGGACGGTGAATGACGCTCATGGTCGGTCCCTTCGAGTTCGGATGGTTACCGAACTCAGTGCCCGCCGGACCGCCGAGCGTTACACGCGGGCCGGCACATTCAGGCCGAGGTGGTCGCGCAGCGTCGTGCCCTCGTAGTCGGCGCGGAACACCCCGCGCTCCTGCAGCAGCGGAACCACCTGCGCCACGAACGGGTCGAGCCCGCCCGGCGTGACGTGGGGGACCAGGATGAACCCGTCGCTGGCATCGGATTGCACGAGGTGGTTGATCGACTCGGCGATGGTGGTGGCCGAGCCGATGAAGCTCTGCCTGCCCGTCACCTCGACGATGAGCTCGCGGGTGGTCAGCTTCTCGGCCTCGGCCTTGGCGCGCCATTCGTTGGCGACCGCGATGGGGTCGCGGTGCATGCGCACACTGGCCCGGCCACGCGAGATGGTGTTCTCGCCGACGACGGGATCGACGGTGGGCAGCGGCCCGTCCGGGTCGTGGTCGGACAGGTCGCGGTTCCACAGTTGTTCGAGGAACTTGATCGCGGTGGCCGGCGAGACCTGCGCCAGCCGGACCTCGTGCGCGATGTCGGCGGCCTCGGCGTCGGTGTCGCCGAGGACGAATGTCGCGGCGGGCAGGATCAGCAACTGATCGTGGCGCCGCCCGTACTTCGTGAGCCGGCCCTTGACGTCGGCATAGAACGCCTGCCCCTCGGTGAGCGTTCCGTGGCGCGAGAAGATCGCGTCGGCGGCGCGCGCGGCGAACTCCCGGCCGCGGTCGGAGTCGCCGGCCTGGAAGATCACCGGTCGGCCCTGCGGGCTGCGCGGCACGTTGAAGCGCCCGCTGATGTCGAAATGGTCGTCCGCGTAGGCGAATGCGCCTGCGTCCGGATCGGAGAGGAACACCCCGCTGTCCTTGTCGGCGACGATCTCGTCGCCCGTCCAGGAATCGAACAGGGTGTGCGCGGCGGCCAGGAAGCTCTCGGCCCGCTCGTAGCGCTGGTCTTCGGCCAGGAACCCGCCGCGCCGGAAGTTCTCTCCGGTGAAGGCATCCCACGACGTTACGACGTTCCAGGCCGCGCGGCCTTCGGACAGGTGATCGAGCGACGCGAACTGCCGTGCCACCTCATAGGGTTCGTTGAACGTCGAGTTGATGGTCCCGGTCAGGCCGAGTCGTTCGGTCACGGCGGCCAGCGCCGCGAGCACCGTGAACGTGTCGGGCCGGCCGACGACATCGAGATCATAGATCTGTCCGTTCTGCTCGCGCAGGCGCAGGCCCTCCGCGAGGAACAGGAAGTCGAACTTGCCGCGCTCGGCGGTTTCGGCGAAGTGTACGAACGAGCTGAAGTCGATGTGGCTGCCCGATGCCGGATCACTCCACACCGTGGTGTTGTTGACGCCCGGGAAATGGGCGGCCAGATGAATCTGTTTGATGGGCTTGGTCATTGCGGTTCCTAGCTGGTGGCGTAGCGGTTCGCGGGACGGGGCAGGCCGAGCAGCCCGCGCAGCGTACCGCCTTCGTAGGCAGTGCGAAATGCGTTGCGGCGTTGCAGTTCGGGGACCAGACCATCGGCGATCTGGCGCAGATCGTGCGGCAAAACCGCTGGGCGCAGCCGGAATCCCGCCGCGCCTGCCGCGTGCCAGTCCTGCAGCAGGTCGGCCAGTTGCGCGGGAGTGCCCACGAATACCTCGGCATCGCTGCGGTATTCGTGTCCGAGCCGGTCGTCGAGGTGCTCCTTGCGGGCCTTGGCTGCGCTGACCGTGCCGTCGAGAAAGACCACGACGTCGGCGAACACCTGCACCGGCGCGGCGATCTCGGCGATGATCGACGACGTCTCGGTCGCGCTGTGCGGCGTGACGAAGCCGATGTCGGTGCTGTCGGCGATCAGGCGATAGGCCGGCGCGCCATGGCCGAGCGCGGTGACGATCGGCTGGCCCTGCGGCGGCCGCGGCGTGATCGACGGCCCCTTGACCGAGAACCACTTGCCGGCGAAGTCGATGTAGTGCAACTTTTCCCGGTCGATGAATCGCCCGGTGGCCACATCGCGGATCTCGGCGTCGTCCTCCCAGCTGTCCCACAGCCGGCGCAGCACCTCGACGTAGTCGGCGGCCTCGGCCATCAAGTCGTCCGCGCCCTCGGCGATCTCGCGGCGACCGAAGTGGGCGGCGGCGTCGCGTCGGCCGGTGACCTGGACGCGGATCCCCGCCCGTCCCGAACTGACGTAGTCCAGGGTGGCGATGGCCTTCGACAGATGAAACGGCTCGGTGTGGGTGGCGACCGCGGTCGGCACCAGCCCGATGTGGTGCGTTCGGGGGGCCACCCTGGCGGCGATCAACACCGCGTCGAGACGTCCGCGAACCCGGTCGGTGCGGTCATCGGGACGGAACGGGTGGTCGGACTGCAGCGTGAGCCCGTCTTCGAACGTGACGAAGTCCAAAAGGCCCCGCTCGGCCTCGAGTACCAGGTCGGTCCAGTACCGCGGCGTCAGCAGCTCGGTGGGGCGGGCCTCGGGCTCGCGCCATGCGGCCGGGTGCCAGCCCGTCCCGTCCAGCGCGACCGCCAGGTGCAGGTGGTCATTCGAGGAATCTGACACAGCGATCAGCCCTTCCGTACGTGGTTTCACCGACAACGTGTGCCACGACGTACTCATTCCAGCGCCACACCCGCGCCGCGTCCAGTGCCCGGCCCTGGGCAGGGCGTTCAAGAGATCAGCGCACGGTGATTCAGTCCGGTGACACCTGCCGAGAGGCGGCGGCGATCACGCCGTCCAGAACGTCGCGCGAGGTCGCCAGCTCGCGGATAGCCCGGTCGAGCCGCGCCCGTTCGGCGGTGAGTTCGGTGACCAGCCGCGGCGTGGCATCCGGCGCGGGCCCGCCGTCGCTGTCGCGCATACACGGCAGGAGGGAGGCGATGGTGCGGCTGTTCAGCCCGGCCGCGTAGAGCTC
Proteins encoded:
- a CDS encoding Tex family protein, which encodes MKSVTARIAEELSVGERQVAAAVALLDEGATVPFIARYRKEVTGSLDDSQLRTLEERLTYLRELDQRRDAVIASIEEQGKLTDELRNALLAADTKARVEDIYLPYKPKRRTKAQIAKEAGLEPLADRLLADPTLVPDEVASEFLNENVADAAAALDGARHILIERVSEDAELVGATREKFWADGALRTAPWSEEAAKSAAAQKFRDYFEFSEPLEKMPSHRVLAVLRGEKEQALALTFDGGDDEAYQAMIAQTLGVDLTASTPATPWLAGTVRLAWRTKLMISASVDARIRLRQRAEEDAVAVFATNLKDLLLAAPAGTRTTLGLDPGFRTGVKVAVVDATGKVVDTCAIYPHQPQKQWDQAKATLAALVARHGVELIAVGNGTASRETDALAAELIADIRAAGAPAPTKAMVSEAGASVYSASAYAAQELPELDVTLRGAVSIARRLQDPLAELVKIDPKSIGVGQYQHDVTPGSLARSLDAVVEDAVNAVGVDLNTASVPLLARVSGVTESLAAAIVAHREKSGAFRSRSALLEVPRLGPKAFEQCAGFLRIRDGEDPLDASGVHPEAYPVVRRILDRSGVTLAELIGNERSLRALKPADFADDRFGIPTVTDILAELEKPGRDPRPAFTTATFASGVEKVADLKVGMVLEGVVTNVAAFGAFVDVGVHQDGLVHVSAMADRFVSDPHEVVKSGQVVRVKVVDVDVDRQRIGLSLRLKDEPQQKGKRPERSDRGGNQGRGGDRRNQNRGKGSGRRESNQPMGSMAEALRNAGFGR
- a CDS encoding TVP38/TMEM64 family protein is translated as MTEPDLPVSRRRHIIRLALFVGFLLALFVLVSRVVEIDEIRAAVAATGPAAPLAYVVVSAVLGAVFVPGPILAAGSGVLFGPVLGTFVTLGSTVGTATVASLVGRRAGRHSAWALLGAQRADRLDRQIERGGLWAVVGQRFVPGISDALASYAFGAFGVPLWQMAVGAFIGSVPRAFVYTALGASIGDLSAPLAYTAIAVWCVTAVIGAFAAHRGYRSWRTHDTERDVSG
- a CDS encoding anti-sigma factor family protein gives rise to the protein MNCNELVELVTAYLEGTLDLETRARFDTHLLECDGCENYVQQLRVTVETLGRIPDDNLDPAFRDRLLTAFRDWR
- a CDS encoding RNA polymerase sigma factor — encoded protein: MASSAVEGETGLIAALRAGDESAFTALVDLHTPTMLRVARGYVSTHELAEEVVQETWIAVLRGIDRFEGRSALRTWLFTIMVNIAKARGVKERRHADLQVLAASGGTVDPARFREAGDRWPGHWKEHEAPVPFPDTPEGSVLGEELMTVARRELDKLPPRQREVVMMRDVLGLESAEVCDLLEISAANQRVLLHRGRAAVRQALEDYLKEKA
- a CDS encoding YkgB family protein gives rise to the protein MSVIHRPLSPTAGRTPSALTTAGTLLPRYGLVVVIAWIGAMKFTSYEAHGIESLVANSPLMSWMYDIFSVTTFSALLGVLELATAALLAVKPWLPRVSALGSVLATGLFVATISFMFTTPGVSEAAAGGFPMLSTTGQFLIKDVALLGISVWTLLDALSTGHAEHR
- a CDS encoding NtaA/DmoA family FMN-dependent monooxygenase (This protein belongs to a clade of FMN-dependent monooxygenases, within a broader family of flavin-dependent oxidoreductases, the luciferase-like monooxygenase (LMM) family, some of whose members use coenzyme F420 rather than FMN.) gives rise to the protein MTKPIKQIHLAAHFPGVNNTTVWSDPASGSHIDFSSFVHFAETAERGKFDFLFLAEGLRLREQNGQIYDLDVVGRPDTFTVLAALAAVTERLGLTGTINSTFNEPYEVARQFASLDHLSEGRAAWNVVTSWDAFTGENFRRGGFLAEDQRYERAESFLAAAHTLFDSWTGDEIVADKDSGVFLSDPDAGAFAYADDHFDISGRFNVPRSPQGRPVIFQAGDSDRGREFAARAADAIFSRHGTLTEGQAFYADVKGRLTKYGRRHDQLLILPAATFVLGDTDAEAADIAHEVRLAQVSPATAIKFLEQLWNRDLSDHDPDGPLPTVDPVVGENTISRGRASVRMHRDPIAVANEWRAKAEAEKLTTRELIVEVTGRQSFIGSATTIAESINHLVQSDASDGFILVPHVTPGGLDPFVAQVVPLLQERGVFRADYEGTTLRDHLGLNVPARV
- a CDS encoding LLM class flavin-dependent oxidoreductase is translated as MSDSSNDHLHLAVALDGTGWHPAAWREPEARPTELLTPRYWTDLVLEAERGLLDFVTFEDGLTLQSDHPFRPDDRTDRVRGRLDAVLIAARVAPRTHHIGLVPTAVATHTEPFHLSKAIATLDYVSSGRAGIRVQVTGRRDAAAHFGRREIAEGADDLMAEAADYVEVLRRLWDSWEDDAEIRDVATGRFIDREKLHYIDFAGKWFSVKGPSITPRPPQGQPIVTALGHGAPAYRLIADSTDIGFVTPHSATETSSIIAEIAAPVQVFADVVVFLDGTVSAAKARKEHLDDRLGHEYRSDAEVFVGTPAQLADLLQDWHAAGAAGFRLRPAVLPHDLRQIADGLVPELQRRNAFRTAYEGGTLRGLLGLPRPANRYATS
- a CDS encoding MerR family transcriptional regulator; this encodes MRIGELARRTGVSERSLRYYEQQGLLASDRTASGQRHYTERAVDRVVHIQELYAAGLNSRTIASLLPCMRDSDGGPAPDATPRLVTELTAERARLDRAIRELATSRDVLDGVIAAASRQVSPD